A window from Desulfovibrio subterraneus encodes these proteins:
- a CDS encoding alpha/beta hydrolase family protein: MLILSLRRVAGSCVRGVAGPVSGLAGKLLVFCAVVPCLLCLAVPGWTMGAGESDGGRVGLHILNAWEENSGSRIAIYVWYPTIRPERPVFLEPYTLSAAREGMPEEGKFPVILLSHAAAESGLSHHDTAEFLARRGFVVIAPTHPGDNYLDTSRIYTEHQVTDRPYHLQQALDVVAAHPELGPIADMSSIGVIGYGAGAAGAMLLAGAVPDPAGLRTYCTRAGMDDPYCSEWSHARLARFMEKTPQQLLPVEGRAWQDPRVRCLALLAPGYGMLFTAQGVASMQVPVVMIEAEQDAMNMPDLHARYLRTLLPESTSYFILSDATSFTLHSVCSERMQANYPAICRDSGSADREAVHKAVNDILLRFFGNKLQGKAL; this comes from the coding sequence ATGCTAATATTGTCATTGCGGCGGGTGGCCGGTTCTTGTGTGCGAGGCGTTGCCGGGCCGGTCTCCGGTCTTGCGGGAAAGCTGTTGGTTTTCTGTGCGGTAGTACCGTGCCTGCTGTGTCTTGCGGTGCCGGGATGGACCATGGGTGCGGGCGAGTCGGATGGCGGCCGGGTGGGGCTGCATATCCTGAACGCATGGGAAGAGAACTCAGGATCGCGGATAGCCATTTATGTATGGTATCCGACTATTCGTCCCGAGCGGCCGGTGTTTCTTGAGCCGTATACTCTCTCCGCCGCCCGTGAAGGGATGCCTGAAGAGGGTAAGTTTCCGGTAATCCTCCTTTCCCACGCTGCCGCGGAATCGGGCCTGTCACACCATGATACGGCGGAATTTCTGGCGCGAAGGGGATTTGTGGTTATTGCCCCCACGCATCCCGGCGATAATTACCTTGATACCTCCCGCATCTACACGGAACATCAGGTGACCGACAGACCGTACCATCTGCAGCAGGCGCTGGATGTCGTGGCCGCGCATCCGGAACTTGGCCCCATTGCCGATATGAGCAGCATTGGCGTGATCGGCTACGGAGCCGGTGCCGCCGGTGCCATGCTGCTGGCGGGAGCCGTGCCCGACCCAGCGGGGTTGCGCACCTATTGCACGCGGGCGGGTATGGATGATCCCTATTGTTCCGAATGGTCCCATGCGCGCCTTGCCCGTTTCATGGAGAAGACCCCGCAGCAGCTGTTGCCAGTTGAAGGCCGTGCCTGGCAGGACCCCAGAGTCAGGTGCCTTGCGCTTCTGGCCCCGGGCTACGGAATGCTCTTCACGGCGCAGGGGGTGGCTTCCATGCAGGTACCCGTGGTGATGATCGAGGCGGAACAGGACGCCATGAATATGCCGGACCTGCATGCACGGTATCTGCGCACGTTGCTGCCGGAAAGTACCAGCTATTTTATATTGTCCGATGCAACGAGCTTTACCCTTCACTCGGTTTGTTCGGAGCGCATGCAGGCGAATTATCCTGCCATATGCCGGGATTCGGGCAGCGCGGACCGGGAGGCAGTGCATAAGGCCGTGAATGATATCCTCCTGCGGTTCTTCGGAAACAAGTTGCAAGGCAAAGCGTTATAA
- a CDS encoding branched-chain amino acid ABC transporter substrate-binding protein yields the protein MKKLIHALLLGLVLSLMLSGISWADTIKIGVQAPLTGKYASEGQDMKNIVDILAEKVNAAGGVNGKKVEIIAEDDAFDPKTAALAAQRLTTSGVVAVIGTYGSAITEAAQGIYDEAEVIQIATGSTMVRLTEKGMKYFFRTCPRDDAQGAAAASIIKSFGSKRIAILHDNSSYSKGLAEETKALLDPSTIVFYDALTPGEQDYTTILTKVKGSNPDLLYFPGYYNEAGLLLRQKMEMKWNVPMLGGDATNNADLVKIAGVEAAKGFMFVGPPGVNDLDDPATKEFLATYKARFNVMPASIWSVFAGDAFNVIIEAVKQTGSTEPEKIAEYFHKGLKDYPSLTGTISFDAKGDRAGKFYRLSKVNEKGEFILQ from the coding sequence ATGAAGAAATTGATTCACGCGCTGTTACTCGGACTGGTGCTGTCACTGATGCTGTCGGGAATTTCCTGGGCCGACACCATCAAGATCGGCGTGCAGGCCCCCCTGACGGGCAAATATGCCTCCGAAGGGCAGGACATGAAGAACATTGTGGACATTCTTGCAGAAAAAGTGAACGCCGCTGGGGGCGTGAACGGCAAGAAGGTTGAAATCATCGCGGAAGACGACGCGTTTGATCCCAAAACGGCCGCACTGGCCGCACAGCGCCTGACCACCAGCGGAGTGGTTGCAGTCATAGGCACTTACGGTTCCGCCATCACGGAAGCCGCACAGGGTATCTACGACGAGGCGGAAGTCATTCAGATCGCCACCGGTTCCACCATGGTGCGTCTGACTGAAAAAGGCATGAAGTATTTCTTCCGCACCTGCCCCCGCGATGACGCGCAGGGCGCAGCTGCTGCCAGCATCATCAAGAGCTTCGGCAGCAAGCGCATCGCCATTCTGCATGACAACAGCTCCTACTCCAAGGGTCTGGCAGAAGAAACCAAGGCGCTGCTCGATCCTTCCACCATCGTATTCTACGATGCTCTTACTCCCGGCGAACAGGACTACACCACCATTCTGACCAAGGTCAAAGGCTCCAACCCTGACCTGCTCTACTTCCCCGGCTACTACAACGAAGCCGGTCTGCTGCTCCGTCAGAAGATGGAAATGAAGTGGAACGTGCCCATGCTGGGCGGCGATGCCACCAACAATGCCGACCTCGTGAAGATCGCCGGTGTTGAAGCTGCCAAGGGATTCATGTTTGTAGGCCCTCCCGGTGTTAACGACCTGGACGATCCCGCCACCAAGGAATTTCTTGCAACGTACAAGGCCCGTTTCAACGTCATGCCCGCTTCCATATGGTCCGTATTCGCAGGTGATGCATTCAACGTTATCATCGAAGCCGTCAAGCAGACCGGTTCCACCGAGCCTGAAAAGATCGCTGAATACTTCCACAAGGGTCTGAAGGACTACCCGAGCCTCACCGGCACCATATCTTTTGATGCCAAGGGTGACCGCGCAGGTAAGTTCTACCGCCTGAGCAAGGTCAACGAGAAGGGCGAATTCATCCTTCAGTAA
- a CDS encoding branched-chain amino acid ABC transporter permease, producing MEEFFQQLTNGLAVGGIYALIALGYTMVYGVLKLINFAHGDLFTIGAFLGLTLLTSLGLTDHLGAFAGVVVLAAMVIVLVGLIGFLLERTAYRPLRNSPRLSAVVSALGASIFFQNAVMLIWGARPLVYPHNILPKTIVSIFGMDVPLVRIIMLGTSLVLMYALYYLTHKTKIGAAIRAAAIDQGAAKLMGIDVNRVIALVFCIGPALGGAAGVMVGLYYGQISFTMGWLYGLKAFTAAILGGIGNIPGAMVGGLLLGVIESLGAAYISIAWKDAISFLVLILILIIRPTGLLGERVADKV from the coding sequence ATGGAAGAGTTTTTTCAGCAATTGACCAACGGTCTTGCGGTGGGAGGCATCTATGCCCTTATCGCATTGGGATACACCATGGTGTATGGTGTACTTAAGCTTATCAACTTTGCTCACGGCGATCTGTTCACCATAGGGGCCTTTCTGGGGCTCACGCTGCTCACCTCGCTGGGACTGACCGACCATCTGGGAGCTTTCGCCGGAGTGGTGGTGCTGGCTGCGATGGTTATCGTGCTGGTTGGCCTCATCGGATTCCTGCTTGAGCGCACGGCATATCGCCCGCTGCGCAATTCTCCCCGCCTTTCCGCCGTGGTGAGCGCACTCGGGGCTTCCATCTTTTTCCAGAATGCCGTCATGCTCATCTGGGGTGCCCGCCCTCTGGTCTATCCTCATAACATCCTGCCCAAGACCATCGTCTCGATCTTCGGCATGGATGTTCCGCTTGTGCGCATCATCATGCTGGGCACGTCGCTCGTGCTGATGTACGCCCTGTATTATCTCACCCACAAGACCAAGATCGGCGCAGCCATCCGCGCCGCGGCCATAGATCAGGGCGCGGCCAAGCTCATGGGCATTGACGTGAACCGCGTCATTGCTCTGGTGTTCTGTATCGGACCCGCACTGGGCGGTGCCGCAGGCGTGATGGTCGGCCTCTACTACGGCCAGATCAGCTTCACCATGGGCTGGCTCTACGGTCTCAAGGCATTTACCGCAGCCATTCTCGGCGGCATCGGCAACATCCCCGGTGCCATGGTCGGCGGCCTTCTGCTCGGCGTTATCGAATCATTGGGTGCCGCCTACATCTCGATCGCATGGAAGGACGCCATTTCCTTCCTCGTACTCATTCTCATTCTGATAATCAGACCCACCGGACTGCTCGGCGAAAGGGTGGCAGACAAGGTATGA
- a CDS encoding branched-chain amino acid ABC transporter permease has product MDKRTLALFAGCILFGILPMFINPYWTDVLNNVGLYTILALSLNIILGHAGLFHMGHAAFYAVGAYTTAILNTQYGVPVMYTMPLAGLLAGIFALIVARPIIHLRGDYLLIVTIGIVEIVRIALVNDIFGLTGGANGIFGIARPSMFGFKIKKPEHFFYLIWGFCLLTIFFMHRLENSRFGRALNYIKEDDVAAEGSGIDTAYYKLIAFVLGAFWAGMTGTIFAAKMTIISPESFSFWESVVLFTIVILGGMGSIRGVLVGAFLIIGLPELFRELAMWRMLVFGLAMILMMIFRTQGLIPPPPRKYDVLAYLKDAIKPSAASAEGGAR; this is encoded by the coding sequence ATGGATAAACGCACACTCGCGCTGTTTGCTGGCTGTATCCTGTTCGGCATTCTGCCCATGTTCATCAACCCATACTGGACCGACGTATTGAACAACGTGGGCCTGTATACCATTCTGGCGCTCAGCCTGAATATCATCCTCGGCCATGCCGGACTGTTCCACATGGGCCATGCCGCCTTCTACGCTGTAGGTGCCTACACCACAGCCATTCTGAACACCCAGTACGGCGTACCGGTCATGTACACCATGCCCCTTGCCGGACTTCTGGCAGGCATTTTTGCCTTGATCGTGGCGCGTCCCATCATCCACCTGCGCGGCGACTATCTGCTTATCGTCACCATCGGGATCGTGGAAATCGTACGCATTGCCCTTGTGAACGACATTTTCGGCCTCACAGGCGGTGCCAACGGCATTTTCGGCATTGCCCGCCCCTCCATGTTCGGTTTCAAGATCAAGAAGCCGGAACACTTCTTCTACCTGATATGGGGCTTCTGTCTGCTCACCATCTTCTTCATGCACAGGCTTGAGAATTCCCGCTTCGGGCGGGCGCTCAACTATATCAAGGAAGACGATGTCGCGGCGGAAGGCTCCGGCATAGACACGGCCTACTACAAGCTTATCGCGTTTGTACTCGGTGCTTTCTGGGCAGGAATGACCGGCACCATCTTCGCCGCAAAGATGACCATCATCTCCCCTGAATCCTTCTCTTTCTGGGAATCCGTCGTGCTCTTCACCATCGTCATCCTCGGCGGCATGGGCTCCATACGCGGCGTGCTGGTGGGTGCATTCCTCATCATCGGACTGCCGGAACTGTTCCGCGAACTTGCCATGTGGCGTATGCTGGTCTTCGGTCTGGCCATGATCCTGATGATGATCTTCCGCACACAGGGTCTCATTCCGCCTCCTCCCCGCAAGTACGATGTACTTGCCTATCTTAAGGATGCAATAAAGCCGTCCGCTGCCTCCGCAGAAGGAGGTGCACGCTGA
- a CDS encoding ABC transporter ATP-binding protein, whose amino-acid sequence MSLVQLKDLTKTFGGLVAVNDVSFNVEQGSIVGLIGPNGAGKTTVFNLITGNYIPDTGQVLFDGKDLVGMRTNRIVQHGIARTFQTIRLFQNMSALENVLSGCHCRMQSGVFSAMFRTPAQKREERLAVDRAMGELQFVGLLDQWNNAAKNLSYGKQRLLEIARALATQPRFIILDEPAGGMNDQETQELIELIKAIRDRGITVLLIEHDMSLVMKVCEHLVVLEYGAVIAQGGPSEIKNNPRVIEAYLGVDDDLL is encoded by the coding sequence ATGAGCCTGGTGCAGCTGAAAGATCTTACCAAAACCTTCGGCGGCCTTGTGGCCGTGAATGATGTCTCGTTCAATGTGGAACAGGGTTCCATCGTGGGGCTCATCGGCCCCAACGGAGCCGGAAAGACCACAGTGTTCAACCTTATTACGGGCAACTATATCCCTGATACCGGACAGGTGCTCTTTGACGGCAAGGATCTGGTGGGCATGCGCACGAACCGTATCGTGCAGCATGGCATTGCCCGTACCTTCCAGACCATCCGGCTGTTCCAGAACATGAGCGCTCTGGAAAACGTGCTCTCGGGCTGCCACTGTCGCATGCAGTCCGGTGTGTTTTCCGCCATGTTCCGCACTCCCGCGCAAAAACGCGAGGAACGGCTTGCCGTGGACCGCGCCATGGGTGAACTGCAGTTCGTGGGGCTTCTCGACCAGTGGAACAACGCTGCCAAGAACCTTTCCTACGGCAAGCAGCGTCTTCTGGAAATCGCACGCGCCCTTGCCACGCAACCGCGGTTCATCATTCTTGATGAACCCGCAGGCGGCATGAACGATCAGGAAACTCAGGAACTTATTGAGCTCATCAAGGCTATCCGCGACCGTGGCATCACCGTACTGCTCATTGAACACGACATGAGCCTTGTCATGAAGGTCTGCGAGCACCTTGTAGTGCTGGAATACGGAGCCGTTATCGCACAGGGCGGCCCCAGTGAGATCAAGAACAATCCGCGCGTCATCGAGGCCTACCTCGGTGTCGACGACGATTTGCTCTAG
- a CDS encoding ABC transporter ATP-binding protein encodes MLEIRNLHVNYGNVEALHGINLSVQKGEIVTILGANGAGKSTTLNAICGLVKATKGEILFNGEPLHTQRAHTIVSKGIAQSPEGRRVFSTLTVAENMMLGAFTIKDKALISKNEDWIYDLFPRLAERRDQLAGTLSGGEQQMLAIGRALMANPRILLLDEPSLGLAPILVKSIFDTVRTINSHGVTVVLVEQNARAALKLANRGYVMEVGNIVLEDKAASLLNNPDIQKAYLGGGH; translated from the coding sequence ATGCTCGAAATTCGTAACCTGCATGTGAACTACGGCAATGTGGAAGCCCTGCACGGAATCAATCTTTCCGTGCAGAAAGGGGAAATCGTCACCATTCTCGGTGCCAACGGCGCGGGAAAATCCACCACCCTCAACGCCATCTGCGGACTCGTAAAGGCAACCAAGGGCGAAATACTGTTCAACGGCGAGCCGCTGCATACCCAGCGGGCGCACACCATCGTATCCAAGGGCATAGCCCAGTCGCCGGAAGGCCGCCGCGTGTTCTCCACCCTCACGGTGGCGGAAAACATGATGCTCGGCGCCTTCACCATCAAGGACAAGGCGCTCATCAGCAAGAACGAGGATTGGATATATGATCTGTTCCCCCGTCTTGCCGAACGCCGCGACCAGCTGGCAGGCACTCTTTCAGGCGGTGAACAGCAGATGCTCGCCATCGGCCGCGCCCTCATGGCCAACCCGCGCATCCTGCTGCTGGATGAGCCGTCGCTCGGCCTTGCCCCCATTCTGGTGAAATCCATCTTCGACACAGTGCGTACCATCAACTCCCACGGCGTGACCGTGGTACTGGTGGAACAGAACGCCCGCGCAGCGCTCAAGCTGGCCAACCGTGGCTATGTCATGGAAGTGGGTAACATCGTGCTCGAAGACAAGGCCGCAAGCCTGCTCAACAACCCGGATATCCAGAAGGCTTATCTGGGCGGCGGACACTAG